One window of the Salvia miltiorrhiza cultivar Shanhuang (shh) unplaced genomic scaffold, IMPLAD_Smil_shh original_scaffold_358, whole genome shotgun sequence genome contains the following:
- the LOC131004283 gene encoding bet1-like protein At4g14600 produces MAAAYRSRDGLSTRPVGYGGNSDEIQLRIDPMHSDFDDEVTGLRKQVRRLRDVAQEIETEATFQNDFLNQLQMTLIKAQAGVKNNMRRLNNSTIWEGSSHVMHVILFALLLFFLVYFWSKLSRR; encoded by the exons ATGGCTGCTGCATACAGATCAAG AGATGGATTGAGCACGCGGCCGGTGGGTTATGGCGGCAATTCCGATGAGATTCAGTTGCGAATTGATCCGATGCATTCAGATTTCGACGATGAGGTGACCGGTCTCCGGAAACAAGTTCGGAGACTTCGAGAT GTAGCTCAAGAAATTGAGACAGAAGCAACCTTTCAAAATGATTTCCTGAATCAGCTG CAAATGACATTGATTAAAGCTCAGGCAGGGGTGAAAAACAACATGAGGAGACTCAACAATAGCACCATTTGGGAAGGATCAAGCCATGTAATGCATGTTATCCTTTTTGCACTGCTTCTATTTTTTCTGGTATATTTCTGGTCCAAATTGTCACGAAGATGA
- the LOC131004284 gene encoding protein LATERAL ORGAN BOUNDARIES-like produces the protein MASSSSYNSPCAACKFLRRKCMPGCIFAPYFPPEEPQKFANVHKIFGASNVSKLLNELLPHQRDDAVNSLAYEAEARVRDPVYGCVGAISFLQRQVDRLQKELDAANADLIRFACATGIPPSPAPVGPPRQRPGEYSRRIGDGGGGGGGGGFYQTPNSYTFPYNYHSPWNGSYNPHGGGGDI, from the coding sequence ATGGCTTCGTCGAGTTCGTACAATTCGCCGTGCGCGGCGTGCAAATTCCTGCGGCGGAAGTGCATGCCTGGCTGCATCTTCGCGCCCTATTTCCCGCCGGAGGAGCCGCAGAAGTTCGCCAACGTGCACAAGATCTTCGGCGCCAGCAACGTGTCGAAGCTGCTGAACGAGCTCCTCCCCCACCAGCGCGACGACGCCGTTAATTCGCTCGCCTACGAGGCGGAGGCGCGTGTGCGCGACCCCGTCTACGGCTGCGTCGGCGCCATCTCCTTTCTCCAGAGGCAGGTCGACCGCCTCCAGAAGGAGCTCGACGCCGCCAACGCTGACCTCATCCGCTTCGCCTGCGCCACCGGGATTCCGCCCTCCCCGGCCCCGGTAGGCCCGCCGCGCCAGCGCCCGGGGGAGTATAGTAGGAGGATCGGAGACggaggcggtggtggaggaggaggtGGATTTTATCAAACACCTAATAGCTACACATTCCCTTATAACTATCATTCCCCATGGAATGGCAGTTATAATCCTcatggaggaggaggagataTTTAA